In one window of Bos taurus isolate L1 Dominette 01449 registration number 42190680 breed Hereford chromosome 15, ARS-UCD2.0, whole genome shotgun sequence DNA:
- the OR2D3 gene encoding olfactory receptor family 2 subfamily D member 3, which produces MGEENHTFVAEFIFLGLSQDSQIQILLFILFLIIFLLTVLGNLLIIVLIFMDSRLHTPMYFFLRNLSFADLCFSTSIVPQVLVHLLVKNKTISFMGCMTQVIVFLLVGCTECALLAVMSYDRYVAVCKPLHYSTIMTQQVCLQLATGSWASGAVVSLVDTTFTFQLPYQGQNIINHYFCEPPALLKLASADTYRTEMAIFAMGVVILLAPVSLILASYWNIISTVIQMQAGEGRLKAFSTCGSHLIVVVLFYGSGIFTYMRPNSKTIKERDKMISVFYTVVTPMLNPIIYSLRNKDVKGALRKLAGRKSFSQRR; this is translated from the coding sequence ATGGGAGAAGAAAACCACACTTTTGTGGCAGAATTTATCTTCCTTGGCCTTTCACAGGACTCACAGATCCAGATCCTgctgtttattctttttctcatcatttttctGTTAACTGTGCTTGGAAACCTGCTTATCATCGTTCTCATCTTCATGGATTCTCGActtcacacccccatgtacttttttCTTAGAAACCTCTCTTTTGCAGATCTTTGTTTCTCTACTAGCATTGTCCCTCAAGTGTTGGTACACCTCCTGGTGAAGAATAAAACTATTTCTTTCATGGGGTGTATGACACAGGTCATTGTCTTCCTCCTGGTTGGGTGCACAGAATGTGCACTTCTGGCAGTGATGTCCTATGACCGGTATGTGGCGGTCTGCAAACCCCTGCACTACTCCACCATCATGACCCAACAAGTGTGTCTCCAGTTGGCCACAGGGTCCTGGGCCAGTGGTGCAGTAGTGTCTCTGGTAGATACCACCTTTACTTTTCAACTTCCTTATCAAGGACAAAACATTATCAATCACTACTTTTGTGAACCCCCTGCCCTCCTGAAGCTTGCTTCAGCAGATACTTACAGGACAGAAATGGCCATCTTTGCAATGGGTGTGGTCATCCTCCTAGCTCCTGTCTCCCTGATCCTGGCCTCCTACTGGAATATCATCTCCACTGTGATCCAGATgcaggctggggaggggcggCTCAAGGCTTTTTCTACCTGTGGCTCCCACCTCATTGTTGTTGTCCTCTTCTATGGATCAGGAATATTCACCTACATGCGGCCAAATTCCAAGACCATAAAAGAGCGGGATAAAATGATATCTGTGTTCTATACAGTGGTGACTCCAATGTTGAATCCCATAATTTATAGCCTGAGAAACAAGGATGTCAAAGGAGCTCTCAGGAAACTGGCTGGAAGAAAGTCCTTTTCTCAGAGACGGTGA